A segment of the Amycolatopsis thermophila genome:
GTGCTGCTGGCCGTGCTGGCGCCGGTGATCACCGACTCCGCCGGCCTGGACGTGGTCAACGCGCCCGGCCGCCCGCTGCAGCCACCGACCGGGGAGTTCCTGCTCGGCACCGACATCGACGGCCGCTCGGTCCTGCTGCTCACCCTGTGGGGCGCGCGGGTGTCGCTGCTCGTGGGGTTCGCGGCGACGATCCTGTCGGTGTTCATCGGCACGCTGGTGGGCATCCTGGCCGCGCACTTCGGCGGCTGGGTGTCCGCGGTGCTGATGCGGTTCACCGACTTCTTCCTGGTGCTGCCCTCGCTGGTGCTGGCGATCGCGCTGTCCACGGTCCTGCCGCACGGCGTGCCGACGATCATCGTCGCCGTCGGCGTCACGTCGTGGCCGACCACGGCCCGGCTCGTGCGGGCCCAGACCCTGACCATCGAGTCGCGCCCCTACATCGAGCGCGCGCGGGCACTCGGTGGCGGGCACCTGCACGTCATCGGCAAGCACGTGCTGCCCGGGGTGCTGCCGTTGGTGCTGGCCAACACCACGCTCGTGGTGGGCAACTCGATCATCGCCGAGTCCACGCTGTCCTTCCTCGGCCTCGGCGACCCGACCGCACCGTCGTGGGGCCAGATGCTGCAACGCGCCCTGTCCTCGGGTGCGGTCACCGGGGGAGCGTGGTGGTACCTGGTCCCGCCGGGCCTGGCGATCGTGGTGATCGTGCTGTCGTTCACCCTCGCCGGACGCGCGCTGGAAACGGTGCTCAACCCGCGGCTGAAGGGGGAGCACGCGTGAGCCCGCTGCTGGAAGTCAAGGACCTCAACGTCTCCTACCGCGACGTGCATGCCGTGCGGGGCGTCGGGCTGACGCTGGAGCCGGGGGAGACGCTGGGCATCGCCGGCGAGTCCGGCTCGGGCAAGTCCACCGTCGCGATGAGCGTGCTGCGGCTGCTGCCCAGGTCCGCCGCCGTGACCGGCGAGATCCTGCTCGACGGCGAGGACGTGACCACCATGCGCTGGGGCCGGCTGCGCGCGGTGCGGTGGGCCGAGGCGTCGGTGGTGTTCCAGGGCGCCATGCACGCGCTCAACCCGGTCCGCCCCATCGGCGAGCAGATCGCCGAACCGATCCGGCTGCACGACCCGTCCGCCGACGACGTCCGCGCGAGGGTCGCCGAACTGCTGGACTCGGTGGACCTCCCGCCGTCGCGCGCCGGGGCGTACCCGCACGAGCTGTCCGGCGGGCAGAAGCAGCGCGTGATGATCGCGATGGCCCTGGCCTGCCGGCCCCGGCTGATCA
Coding sequences within it:
- a CDS encoding ABC transporter permease, which encodes MTAPASIAWQRRRAAAAGVWREFATDRGGLAGLGVLVLVVLLAVLAPVITDSAGLDVVNAPGRPLQPPTGEFLLGTDIDGRSVLLLTLWGARVSLLVGFAATILSVFIGTLVGILAAHFGGWVSAVLMRFTDFFLVLPSLVLAIALSTVLPHGVPTIIVAVGVTSWPTTARLVRAQTLTIESRPYIERARALGGGHLHVIGKHVLPGVLPLVLANTTLVVGNSIIAESTLSFLGLGDPTAPSWGQMLQRALSSGAVTGGAWWYLVPPGLAIVVIVLSFTLAGRALETVLNPRLKGEHA